In Streptomyces sp. NBC_00433, a single genomic region encodes these proteins:
- a CDS encoding alpha-galactosidase gives MIETGGSGRLWLLSGPGSSYALHVTERDELLHLHWGRRIALRDAEALAADPLPAERPFESALDGHEEYPVEGGPRFVRPALSVRSSQARGTEWCFEEYETAADPAAGHELRLHFHDSPHHLDLTLHYRLRPGCDVVERWTTATHVPGGRGVPLELLRADAATWTLPHRDGWRMSQLHGRWGAESRLVRGPLTPGERVIGSRRGHTGHQHLPWFALDAGDAGEEQGEVWTGALAWSGSWRIAVAALPDGRVQATGGAGHDEAGLVRLEPGASYTSPVFAGLWSGGGFGAASRAWHAYQLDHVVPEGRRVRPVLYNSREAAGFDAGERQQRELARRAAAMGVELFVVDDGWCGDRAGPGDWTPGRDRFPNGLKPLSDEVHALGMQFGIRVEPETVDPDSDLHRAHPDWVQHDPGRGSTEHRRRLVLDLARTDVREHLAERLDALLHSAPVDYLKWDFNRCSTEPGRPGERCPEQLWTAHVEGLYELIDRLRAAHPGVALESGSGGGGRVDLGILARSDQVWTSDNTDPLDRLHIQHGFSQLHPARVMAAWVADSPSPMLNHRRSSLRFRFVSAMAGVLGIGGDLLHWGAGERAEAASWVALYKTVRPVVQHGDLYRLRPPGEGGLSAVQYVLGGDTVVLAWLPAQAFGAPVPPLRLRGLDRDASYRDVTTGVVQRGAVLAERGLRTTLAGDLDAAVFHLRRL, from the coding sequence ATGATCGAGACGGGCGGGTCCGGCCGGCTCTGGCTGCTCAGCGGGCCGGGCAGCAGCTATGCCCTGCACGTCACGGAACGCGATGAGCTGCTGCACCTGCACTGGGGCCGCCGGATCGCGCTCCGCGACGCCGAGGCGCTGGCCGCCGACCCGCTGCCCGCCGAGCGCCCCTTCGAGTCCGCGCTCGACGGCCACGAGGAATACCCGGTCGAGGGCGGCCCCCGCTTCGTCCGCCCCGCCCTGTCCGTCCGGTCCAGCCAGGCGCGCGGCACCGAATGGTGCTTCGAGGAGTACGAGACCGCCGCCGACCCGGCCGCAGGGCACGAGCTGCGACTGCACTTCCACGACTCCCCGCACCACCTCGACCTCACCCTGCACTACCGCCTGCGCCCCGGCTGCGACGTCGTCGAGCGCTGGACCACCGCCACCCATGTGCCCGGCGGCCGCGGCGTCCCCCTGGAGCTGCTGCGGGCCGACGCGGCCACCTGGACGCTGCCCCACCGCGACGGCTGGCGGATGTCCCAGCTGCACGGGCGCTGGGGCGCCGAGAGCCGGCTGGTACGCGGCCCGCTGACGCCCGGCGAGCGGGTGATCGGCAGCCGCCGCGGCCACACCGGCCACCAGCACCTGCCGTGGTTCGCGCTGGACGCCGGCGACGCGGGGGAGGAGCAGGGCGAGGTGTGGACCGGCGCGCTGGCCTGGTCGGGCTCCTGGCGGATCGCGGTCGCCGCGCTGCCCGACGGCCGTGTCCAGGCCACCGGCGGCGCGGGCCACGACGAGGCGGGGCTCGTACGCCTGGAGCCCGGCGCCTCCTACACCAGCCCGGTCTTCGCCGGCCTGTGGAGCGGCGGCGGCTTCGGCGCCGCCAGCCGGGCCTGGCACGCCTACCAGCTGGACCATGTGGTGCCCGAAGGGCGCCGGGTGCGCCCGGTGCTCTACAACTCCCGGGAGGCCGCCGGCTTCGACGCCGGCGAGCGGCAGCAGCGCGAACTGGCCCGGCGGGCCGCGGCGATGGGCGTGGAGCTCTTCGTCGTGGACGACGGCTGGTGCGGCGACCGGGCGGGTCCCGGCGACTGGACGCCCGGCCGTGATCGCTTCCCGAACGGCTTGAAACCGCTCTCGGACGAGGTGCACGCGCTCGGTATGCAGTTCGGCATCCGGGTCGAGCCCGAGACGGTCGACCCCGACAGCGACCTCCACCGCGCGCACCCCGACTGGGTCCAGCACGACCCGGGCCGCGGCAGCACGGAACACCGCCGCCGGCTGGTGCTCGACCTGGCCCGTACCGACGTACGCGAGCACCTCGCGGAGCGGCTCGACGCCCTGCTGCACAGCGCGCCCGTGGACTACCTGAAATGGGACTTCAACCGCTGCTCCACCGAACCCGGCAGGCCCGGAGAGCGCTGTCCCGAGCAGCTGTGGACCGCGCACGTCGAGGGGCTCTACGAGCTGATCGACCGCCTGCGGGCCGCGCACCCCGGCGTGGCCCTCGAATCCGGCTCGGGCGGCGGCGGCCGGGTCGACCTGGGCATCCTGGCCCGCAGCGACCAGGTGTGGACCTCCGACAACACCGACCCGCTCGACCGGCTGCACATCCAGCACGGATTCAGCCAGTTGCACCCCGCCCGGGTGATGGCCGCCTGGGTCGCCGACAGCCCCAGCCCGATGCTCAACCACCGCCGCAGCTCGCTGCGCTTCCGCTTCGTCAGCGCCATGGCCGGCGTGCTGGGCATCGGCGGCGACCTGCTGCACTGGGGCGCGGGGGAGCGGGCCGAGGCCGCCAGTTGGGTCGCCCTCTACAAGACGGTCCGCCCGGTCGTGCAGCACGGCGACCTCTACCGGCTGCGCCCGCCCGGCGAAGGCGGCCTGAGCGCCGTCCAGTACGTGCTCGGCGGCGACACCGTCGTGCTGGCCTGGCTGCCCGCGCAGGCCTTCGGCGCGCCCGTGCCGCCGCTGCGGCTGCGCGGCCTCGACCGGGACGCGTCCTACCGCGACGTGACCACCGGCGTCGTCCAGCGCGGGGCGGTGCTGGCGGAGCGCGGCCTGCGCACCACACTGGCCGGCGACCTGGACGCCGCGGTATTCCATCTGCGCCGACTTTGA
- a CDS encoding aspartate aminotransferase family protein: MTSSEPTGKQPIGAEPAAKEPAGGPEAQGAPGGQAKGFDLATLLAERGGERYDLHSKYLNHQLPRMLHTIGFDKVYERAEGAHFWDAEGNDYLDMLAGFGVMGLGRHHPVVRKALHDVLDAGLADLTRFDCQPLPGLLAEKLLSHTPHLDRVFFGNSGTEAVETALKFARYATGKQRVLYCKHSFHGLTTGSLSVNGEAGFQEGFAPLLPDTAIDVGDLDALARELGRGDVAAMIIEPIQGHGVYIPPPGYLRAAQELLHRHKALLICDEVQTGIGRTGAFYAYQHEEGVEPDLVTVAKTLSGGYVPVGATLGRDWIFKKVYSSMDRVLVHSASFGSNAQAMTAGLATLSVVEDERLVENARVMGDLLRTRLAALTERYELLKEVRGRGLMVAVEFGRPKSLGLRSRWTMLQAARKGLFAQMVVVPLLQRHHILTQVSGDHVEIIKLIPPLVFDEADVDRFVAAFTEVMDDAHGGGGLMWDFGKTLVKQAVANR; the protein is encoded by the coding sequence CGCGCCCGGCGGCCAGGCCAAGGGCTTCGACCTGGCGACGCTGCTCGCCGAACGCGGCGGCGAGCGCTACGACCTGCACAGCAAGTACCTCAACCACCAGCTGCCGCGCATGCTGCACACCATCGGCTTCGACAAGGTCTACGAGCGGGCCGAGGGCGCCCACTTCTGGGACGCCGAGGGCAACGACTACCTCGACATGCTGGCCGGCTTCGGTGTGATGGGCCTGGGCCGGCACCACCCGGTGGTGCGCAAGGCGCTGCACGACGTGCTGGACGCCGGGCTCGCCGACCTCACCCGCTTCGACTGCCAGCCGCTGCCCGGCCTGCTCGCGGAGAAGCTGCTCTCCCACACTCCGCACCTGGACCGGGTGTTCTTCGGCAACAGCGGCACCGAGGCCGTCGAGACGGCGCTGAAATTCGCCCGCTATGCGACCGGCAAGCAGCGCGTCCTGTACTGCAAGCACTCCTTCCACGGCCTGACCACCGGCTCGCTGTCGGTCAACGGCGAGGCCGGATTCCAGGAGGGCTTCGCGCCGCTGCTGCCGGACACCGCCATCGACGTCGGCGATCTCGACGCGCTCGCCAGGGAGCTGGGCCGCGGCGACGTGGCCGCGATGATCATCGAGCCCATCCAGGGCCACGGCGTCTACATTCCGCCGCCCGGATACCTGCGCGCCGCCCAGGAGTTGCTGCACCGGCACAAGGCGCTGCTGATCTGCGACGAGGTGCAGACCGGCATCGGCCGCACCGGCGCCTTCTACGCCTACCAGCACGAGGAGGGCGTGGAGCCCGACCTGGTCACGGTGGCCAAGACGCTGTCCGGCGGGTACGTCCCTGTGGGCGCCACGCTCGGCCGGGACTGGATCTTCAAGAAGGTCTACTCCTCCATGGACCGCGTGCTGGTGCACTCGGCGAGCTTCGGGTCCAACGCGCAGGCGATGACCGCGGGCCTGGCCACCCTCTCCGTGGTGGAGGACGAGCGGCTGGTCGAGAACGCCAGGGTGATGGGCGACCTGCTGCGCACCCGGCTGGCCGCGCTCACCGAGCGGTACGAACTGCTCAAGGAGGTGCGCGGCCGCGGCCTGATGGTCGCCGTCGAGTTCGGCCGCCCCAAGTCGCTCGGCCTGCGCAGCCGCTGGACGATGCTGCAGGCGGCGCGCAAGGGCCTGTTCGCCCAGATGGTCGTGGTGCCGCTGCTCCAGCGGCACCACATCCTCACCCAGGTCTCCGGCGACCATGTGGAGATCATCAAGCTGATCCCGCCGCTGGTCTTCGACGAGGCCGACGTCGACCGCTTCGTGGCCGCCTTCACCGAGGTGATGGACGACGCGCACGGCGGCGGGGGCCTGATGTGGGACTTCGGCAAGACCCTCGTCAAGCAGGCGGTCGCCAACCGCTAG
- a CDS encoding tyrosine-protein phosphatase: protein MTQDVRQSTPTGPEAEPELTGVRNFRDVGGLPTGDGRRVRHGVLFRSGHLAHATAQDAAFLEGLGLHTVFDFRNPDDIALEGPDTDLPGTRNLNMPLNDPADSADFWQTVRDGDVVSLRAVLGEGRGAARMVAAYRRLILERTKEHTRMLDLLTEPGDPAVPALLHCAAGKDRAGTSIAIILLALGVERSAIEADYLESNARHRRYKVVRGDGSTGTAIAPEVRELLNPLFEARVEYLRAAFDTIEERWGGVDRYLAEGLGLTSERRDRLRERLLTAA, encoded by the coding sequence GTGACGCAGGATGTGCGGCAGTCGACCCCGACCGGACCAGAGGCAGAGCCCGAGCTGACCGGCGTACGCAATTTCCGTGACGTCGGAGGCCTGCCCACCGGCGACGGCCGCCGGGTCAGGCACGGTGTGCTCTTCCGCAGCGGCCACCTCGCGCACGCCACCGCCCAGGACGCCGCCTTCCTGGAAGGGCTCGGGCTGCACACGGTCTTCGACTTCCGCAATCCCGACGACATCGCCCTGGAGGGCCCGGACACCGACCTCCCGGGCACCCGCAACCTGAACATGCCGCTCAACGACCCGGCCGACAGCGCCGACTTCTGGCAGACGGTACGGGACGGCGACGTGGTCTCGCTGCGGGCGGTGCTGGGCGAGGGCCGCGGCGCGGCGCGGATGGTCGCCGCCTACCGCAGGCTGATCCTGGAGCGCACCAAGGAGCACACCAGGATGCTCGACCTGCTGACCGAGCCGGGCGATCCCGCCGTCCCCGCCCTGCTGCACTGCGCGGCCGGCAAGGACCGGGCCGGGACGTCGATCGCGATCATCCTGCTGGCGCTGGGGGTGGAGCGGTCCGCGATCGAGGCGGACTACCTGGAGAGCAACGCCAGGCACCGCCGCTACAAGGTGGTGCGCGGCGACGGCAGCACGGGCACCGCCATCGCCCCCGAGGTGCGGGAGCTGCTCAATCCGCTGTTCGAGGCCCGGGTGGAGTATCTGCGGGCGGCCTTCGACACCATCGAGGAGCGCTGGGGCGGCGTCGACCGCTACCTCGCCGAGGGCCTCGGCCTGACCTCGGAGCGCCGGGACCGGCTGCGCGAGCGCCTGCTGACGGCGGCCTGA